In a single window of the Actinomycetota bacterium genome:
- a CDS encoding steroid 3-ketoacyl-CoA thiolase: MGNPVIIEAGRTAIGKRNGYFADMHASRLLGAAQVGVVQRAGLDPASIGQIVGGCVTQAGEQASNVTRTSWLQANMPWEVAATTIDCQCGSSQQANHMIHNMIAAGVIDSGIACGVEHMSKVWLGANVPRTADEQFVNGSSKDADFPLDMPDQFTAAERIAQRRGITRAQVDHLGLISQRKAIRATEEGRFEREIIPVEVADADGNTTVVTRDGGLRETSAEKLAALNPVLPGGMHTAGNSSQISDGAAAVLWMDEARAKAEGLRPRARIVAQCLVGAEPYYHLDGPVQSTAKVLADAGMTMADIDIVEINEAFASVVMSWASVYGISEEELETKVNVNGGAIALGHPVGSTGSRLITTALHELERRDAEFALVTMCCGGAVSTGTILQRL, encoded by the coding sequence ATGGGCAACCCCGTCATCATCGAGGCCGGCCGCACCGCAATCGGCAAGCGCAACGGCTACTTCGCCGACATGCACGCCTCTCGGCTGCTCGGCGCCGCGCAGGTGGGCGTGGTGCAGCGAGCCGGGCTCGACCCGGCATCGATCGGCCAGATCGTCGGGGGCTGCGTCACCCAAGCCGGCGAGCAGGCGTCGAACGTCACCCGCACGTCGTGGCTGCAGGCGAACATGCCGTGGGAGGTGGCGGCGACGACGATCGACTGCCAGTGCGGCTCCAGCCAGCAGGCCAACCACATGATCCACAACATGATCGCCGCCGGGGTGATCGACAGCGGCATCGCGTGCGGCGTCGAGCACATGAGCAAGGTGTGGCTCGGCGCCAACGTGCCGCGCACGGCCGACGAGCAGTTCGTGAACGGCAGCTCCAAGGACGCCGACTTCCCGTTGGACATGCCCGACCAGTTCACCGCCGCCGAGCGGATCGCGCAGCGCCGCGGCATCACCCGCGCCCAGGTTGACCACCTCGGGCTGATCTCCCAGCGCAAGGCCATCCGGGCCACCGAGGAAGGGCGCTTCGAGCGCGAGATCATCCCGGTCGAGGTCGCGGACGCCGACGGCAACACCACCGTGGTCACGCGCGACGGCGGGCTACGGGAGACGTCGGCCGAGAAGCTGGCCGCGCTGAACCCGGTGCTGCCCGGCGGGATGCACACGGCGGGCAACTCGAGCCAGATCTCCGACGGCGCGGCAGCGGTGCTGTGGATGGACGAGGCGCGCGCCAAGGCAGAAGGGCTCCGCCCGCGGGCTCGCATCGTCGCCCAATGCCTCGTCGGTGCCGAGCCCTACTACCACCTCGACGGCCCGGTGCAGTCGACGGCGAAGGTGCTCGCCGACGCGGGGATGACCATGGCCGACATCGACATCGTCGAGATCAACGAGGCGTTCGCGAGCGTCGTGATGTCGTGGGCGAGCGTATACGGGATATCCGAGGAAGAGCTCGAGACGAAGGTCAACGTCAACGGTGGCGCGATCGCCCTCGGGCATCCCGTCGGCTCCACCGGCAGCAGGCTGATCACCACCGCCCTGCACGAGCTGGAGCGGCGCGACGCCGAGTTCGCGCTGGTGACGATGTGCTGCGGGGGCGCGGTGTCGACGGGCACGATCCTGCAGCGCCTCTGA
- a CDS encoding cytochrome P450: MDTSLVDIQSHGVYVDGPPHDTFAVLRREAPIFRHEGKNPGDTPWFWAITRHADIVAVSRQFQTYSAARKGVTMFEDRADMEVARMLIDTDPPEHTRLRGLVNRGFTPRAIKMLADHYVDVTKRLVDEAIEEGEVDFVTKVAAELPLIAIAEMMGLPMEDRHKVFDWSNRMIATSDSDYSSGMEDATAAAGELYMYAQELAADRRANPRDDIISILVGAEDGDQLSEHEFNLFVLLLSVAGSETTRNGISHGVLSLMEHPAEWARLRADPSLVDSAVEEILRWATPVNLFRRTATCDVELHGQHIAENESVVIFYASGNRDEDVFDRPDTFDITRSPNPHLTFGGGGPHFCLGSNLARLEMRAVFDELARRCDHIEQTGEVHRLRSSFINGIKTLPVRLVPA; encoded by the coding sequence ATCGACACCTCACTCGTCGACATCCAGAGCCACGGCGTCTACGTCGACGGCCCGCCGCACGACACCTTCGCCGTCCTGCGCCGTGAGGCGCCGATCTTCCGCCACGAGGGCAAGAACCCCGGCGACACGCCCTGGTTCTGGGCCATCACCCGCCACGCCGACATCGTCGCCGTCAGCCGCCAGTTCCAGACGTACTCGGCCGCGCGCAAGGGAGTGACGATGTTCGAGGACCGCGCCGACATGGAAGTGGCGCGGATGCTGATCGACACCGATCCACCCGAGCACACCCGGCTGCGCGGCCTCGTCAACCGGGGGTTCACCCCGCGGGCGATCAAGATGCTCGCCGACCACTACGTAGACGTCACCAAGCGTCTCGTCGACGAGGCGATCGAAGAGGGCGAGGTCGACTTCGTCACCAAGGTCGCCGCCGAGCTGCCGCTCATCGCGATCGCCGAGATGATGGGCCTCCCGATGGAAGACCGGCACAAGGTGTTCGACTGGTCGAACCGGATGATCGCGACGAGCGACTCCGACTATTCGAGCGGCATGGAGGACGCCACCGCAGCGGCGGGCGAGCTCTACATGTACGCCCAGGAGCTCGCCGCAGACCGGCGGGCGAACCCACGCGACGACATCATCTCGATCCTCGTCGGTGCAGAAGACGGCGACCAGCTCTCCGAGCACGAGTTCAACCTGTTCGTGCTGCTGCTCAGCGTCGCCGGCAGCGAGACCACCCGCAACGGCATCAGCCACGGGGTGCTCTCCCTGATGGAGCATCCGGCAGAGTGGGCGCGCCTGCGGGCCGACCCCTCGCTCGTCGACAGCGCGGTCGAGGAGATCCTGCGCTGGGCGACACCGGTGAACCTCTTCCGCCGCACGGCCACGTGCGACGTGGAGCTGCACGGCCAGCACATCGCCGAGAACGAGAGCGTGGTCATCTTCTACGCGTCGGGCAACCGCGACGAAGACGTCTTCGACCGCCCCGACACCTTCGACATCACCCGCTCGCCGAACCCGCACCTCACCTTCGGCGGCGGCGGCCCGCACTTCTGCCTCGGCTCCAACCTCGCCCGGCTCGAGATGCGCGCCGTGTTCGACGAGCTCGCCCGGCGCTGTGACCACATCGAGCAGACCGGCGAGGTGCACCGCCTGCGCAGTTCGTTCATTAACGGCATCAAGACCCTGCCGGTTCGCCTGGTCCCGGCCTGA
- a CDS encoding lipid-transfer protein: MSKAKGNKLGGQAAIVGIGATEFSKESGRSEMSLACESVLAAVEDAGLVPADVDGLVAYTAENNPEIELARHLGIGELRHFSRIHYGGGAACATVVMAAMAVATGVADVVVCYRAFNERSGRRFGAGVQDLPNAATAERAQFSWTSPFGLLTPASWVAMVAQRYMHLYGATSSDLGRIAVADRKHAATNPAAWFYEQPITLEDHQASRWIVEPLHLLDCCQESDGAQAIVVTTAERARDLPQPPAIIVAGAQGAGEEQWTMSSFYRDDIAQLPEMRLVADELWASSGLTPADIQTAVLYDHFTPYVLMQLEEFGFCGRGEAKDFIADGAIELGGRLPVNTHGGQLGEAYIHGMNGIAEGVRQVRGTSVNQVGNVDHVLVTAGTGVPTSGLILGKDY; the protein is encoded by the coding sequence GTGAGCAAGGCCAAGGGCAACAAGCTGGGCGGGCAGGCGGCGATCGTCGGCATCGGGGCGACGGAGTTCTCGAAGGAGTCCGGGCGCAGCGAGATGAGCCTCGCCTGCGAGAGCGTGCTCGCCGCGGTCGAAGACGCCGGCCTGGTGCCCGCCGACGTCGACGGCCTGGTGGCGTACACCGCCGAGAACAACCCCGAGATCGAGCTCGCCCGTCACCTCGGCATCGGCGAGCTGCGCCACTTCAGCCGCATCCACTACGGCGGCGGCGCGGCGTGCGCCACGGTGGTGATGGCCGCGATGGCGGTGGCCACCGGCGTCGCCGACGTCGTCGTCTGCTACCGCGCCTTCAACGAGCGCAGCGGACGCCGGTTCGGCGCAGGCGTGCAGGATCTGCCCAACGCCGCCACCGCGGAGAGAGCCCAGTTCTCCTGGACGAGCCCGTTCGGGCTGCTCACGCCGGCGAGCTGGGTGGCGATGGTCGCCCAGCGCTACATGCACCTGTACGGCGCCACCAGCTCCGACCTCGGCCGCATCGCCGTCGCCGATCGCAAGCACGCGGCGACGAACCCCGCGGCATGGTTCTACGAGCAGCCGATCACCCTCGAAGACCACCAGGCGAGCCGGTGGATCGTCGAGCCGCTGCACCTGCTCGACTGCTGTCAGGAGTCCGACGGTGCCCAGGCGATCGTCGTGACGACCGCCGAGCGTGCCCGTGACCTGCCCCAGCCCCCGGCGATCATCGTCGCCGGCGCGCAGGGAGCCGGCGAGGAGCAGTGGACGATGAGCAGCTTCTACCGCGACGACATCGCCCAGCTCCCCGAGATGCGCCTCGTCGCCGACGAGCTGTGGGCTTCGTCGGGGCTCACCCCGGCCGACATCCAGACCGCGGTGCTCTACGACCACTTCACGCCGTACGTGCTGATGCAGCTCGAGGAGTTCGGCTTCTGCGGGCGCGGCGAGGCGAAGGACTTCATCGCCGACGGCGCGATCGAGCTCGGCGGGAGATTGCCCGTCAACACCCACGGCGGCCAGCTCGGCGAGGCGTACATCCACGGCATGAACGGGATCGCCGAAGGTGTGCGCCAGGTGCGGGGGACCAGCGTGAACCAAGTCGGTAATGTCGACCACGTCCTCGTCACCGCCGGCACCGGCGTCCCGACGAGCGGCCTCATCCTCGGGAAGGACTACTGA
- a CDS encoding MaoC family dehydratase, with protein MNLTTLRYDDVQVGDELPPLDIALTRTLIVATAIATRDYQEVHHDPGLAVERGSKDIIMNILTTNGFVGRFVTDWAGPDALVRSVKVRLGAPNYPGDTMHMTGQVSEKVDDERAVRVTVRGANSLGDHVNATVEVELP; from the coding sequence ATGAACCTGACCACGCTGCGCTACGACGACGTGCAAGTCGGCGACGAGCTGCCCCCGCTCGACATCGCGCTCACCCGCACGCTGATCGTCGCCACCGCGATCGCCACCCGCGACTACCAAGAGGTGCACCACGACCCGGGGCTCGCCGTCGAGCGCGGTTCGAAGGACATCATCATGAACATCCTCACCACGAACGGCTTCGTCGGGCGCTTCGTCACCGACTGGGCAGGCCCCGACGCATTGGTGCGCTCGGTGAAGGTGCGCCTCGGCGCCCCGAACTACCCCGGCGACACCATGCACATGACCGGCCAGGTGAGCGAGAAGGTCGACGACGAGCGCGCCGTACGGGTCACCGTGCGCGGCGCCAACAGCCTCGGCGACCACGTCAACGCCACGGTGGAGGTGGAGCTGCCGTGA